The genome window TTGAGCCCGAAGACCTGCCGGTGCTGTGGGATGAGCCGGACCTGCCGGTCAACCGCTGGGGGACAATCAAGGCGGATTACGTCACCGGGGCCACCGCGCTGGAAGGCGTTTATGCCGTGGGTGACATTGTGCGCGGCGCAAGCTTGGTGGTGTGGGCGATCAAAGACGGTCGCGATTGCGCCGAAGCGATCCTGAATGATTTCAATGGGGTGCAGCGCATCGCCGCAGAATAAGCGACGGCGCGGGCTGCTGCCCAAACCCGAGATTTACATAGATGCGAAACCCGCAGGTCATGACTTTGCCGGGACGCAAGAAACCAAAACCAAGGCCGAAGTCACAGCAAGATTTGCGGCATTTGTGGAAGGAACCAAGCCATGACCAAATATGATGACGCCTGGGTAGCCCGCGAAGAAGCCAAACGCGCGATGATGGCCGAAAAGGGTATGTATAGCTTCGAAGAGGAACATTCCTCTTGCGGTGTTGGACTGGTGGTTAACATCAACGGCGAAAAGACCCGCGAAGTTGTCTCGAACGGGATTAACGCGTTAAAGGCGATCTGGCACCGTGGCGCGGTAGATGCTGATGGGATGACCGGCGATGGTGCGGGCATTCACCTGCAGATCCCCGTGCCGTTCTTTTACGATCAGGTGCGCCGTACCGGCCATACCCCCCGTGAAAATGAGCTGATTGCTGTGGGGCAAGTGTTCCTGCCGCGCACCAACTTTGCCGCACAAGAGACATGCCGGACCATCGTGGAAACCGAAGTGCTGCGCATGGGCTATTATATCTACGGCTGGCGCCATGTGCCGGTTGATATCTCAGTGCTGGGCGATAAGGCCAATGCGACACGGCCCGAGATTGAGCAAATCCTGATCTCTAACGCCAAGGGCGTGGATGAAGAGACATTCGAGCGTGAGCTATACGTGATCCGCCGCCGGATTGAGAAAGCCGCGATCGCCGCGCAGGTGCCACAGATGTATATCGCGTCGATGTCCTGCCGCAGCATCATCTACAAGGGCATGATGCTGGCCGAACAGGTGGCCGAATTCTATCCCGACCTGAAAGATGATAAGTTCATCAGCGCCTTTGCGATCTATCACCAGCGCTATTCGACGAACACCTTCCCGCAGTGGTGGCTGGCGCAGCCCTTCCGCATGTTGGCGCATAACGGCGAAATTAACACGCTGAAAGGCAACACCAACTGGATGAAGAGTCACGAAATCCGCATGGCATCTTCGACCTTTGGTGACATGGCTGAAGATATCAAACCGATCGTCGCAGCCGGGTCGAGCGACTCTGCTGCCTTGGATTCGGTGTTTGAGGTGTTGGTGCGCGCAGGCCGCTCAGCGCCGATGGCCAAGACGATGCTGGTGCCCGAGTCGTGGTCCAAACTGGCCGTGGAGCTGCCCCAAGCGTGGCGCGACATGTATTCCTACTGCAACTCGGTGATGGAACCATGGGACGGCCCAGCCGCGCTGGCGATGACCGATGGGCGTTGGGTTTGCGCCGGGCTTGACCGGAACGGTCTGCGTCCAATGCGCTATGTGGTGACTTCTGATGGTATGCTGATCGCGGGTTCCGAAGCCGGTATGGTGCCGCTGGACGAAGCACGTGTTGTGGCCAAAGGCGCGCTTGGGCCGGGGCAGATGATTGCCGTCGATATGACTGAGGGCAAGCTGTTCCACGATACTGAAATCAAAGACAAGCTTTCAGGCAACCAGCCCTTTGGCGATTGGGTTGGCAAGATCCATGAGTTGGATGACGCGCTAAGCGCGGTCACTGAAAAGCCGCTCTTTGAGGGCAATGACCTGCGCCGTCGTCAGGTTGCGGCGGGTTATACCATCGAAGAGTTGGAGCAGATCCTCGCGCCGATGGCCGAGGACGGTAAAGAGACGCTGGCGTCGATGGGTGATGACACGCCCTCGGCTGTTTTGAGCGGGCAGTACCGCCCCCTCAGTCACTTCTTCCGCCAGAACTTTAGCCAAGTTACCAACCCGCCGATTGACAGCTTGCGTGAATTCCGGGTGATGAGCCTTAAGACCCGGTTCGGGAACCTAAAGAACGTGCTGGACGAAGACAGCAGCCAGACCGAGATTCTGGTGCTCGACAGCCCCTTTGTCGGCAACGCTCAGTTCGAAGAACTGATGTCGCAGTTCAAGGTGCATACCGTCACCATTGATTGTACCTTTGAAGCAGGCAGCAGTAACCTAAGTGCCGGGCTGGCGCGCATTCGGGCCGAGGCCGAGGATGCAGTGCGCTCTGGCGCGGGGCATCTGGTGCTGACCGATCAGTACAGCGACGCAGACAAAGTCGCGATGCCGATGATCCTTGCCACCAGTGCGGTGCACAGCCATTTGGTGCGCAAAGGCTTGCGGACCTTTACGTCGCTGAACGTGCGCTCGGCGGAATGTGTTGATCCGCATTACTTTGCCGTGTTGGTGGGTTGCGGTGCGACCGTAGTGAACGCCTATCTGGCCGAGGATTCCTTGGCCGACCGGATCGGGCGCGGCCTGCTGGATATGACGTTGACGCAAGCGGTACAAAAATACCGTGAGGCGATCGACCAAGGCCTGCTCAAGATCATGGCAAAGATGGGGATCAGCGTGATCTCCTCCTACCGTGGTGGTTTGAACTTTGAAGCCGTAGGCCTGAGCCGCGCCATGTGCGCGGAGTATTTCCCCGGCATGACCAGCCGCATCAGCGGCATCGGCGTGGTAGGCATTCAACGCAAAGCCGAAGAAGTCCACGCGCGTGGCTGGCAGGGTGATGGCGTCGTCATGCCCATCGGCGGTTTTTACAAGCAGCGCAAAACTGGCGAGAAACATGCGTGGGAAGCCAGCAGCATGCATATGCTGCAAATGGCCTGTAACCGCGCCTCTTTTCAGATGTGGCAGCAGTATTCGAAGAAGATGCAGAGCAACCCGCCGATCCATCTGCGCGATCTGCTCGACATCAAGCCGCGCGGCAATCCTGTGCCATTGGAGGAGGTGGAAAGCATCACCTCGATCCGTAAGCGGTTCGTAACGCCGGGCATGTCGTTGGGCGCGCTGTCGCCCGAAGCGCATAAAACGCTGAACGTGGCGATGAACCGCATCGGTGCGAAGTCTGACAGCGGCGAAGGCGGCGAAGATCCCGCGCATTTCGTGCCTGAGGCCAATGGTGACAACCCGTCGGCCAAGATCAAACAGGTGGCCTCCGGGCGCTTTGGTGTGACGGCGGAGTATCTGAACCAGTGCGAAGAACTGGAGATCAAGGTCGCGCAGGGCGCGAAGCCCGGTGAGGGTGGACAGCTTCCGGGGATGAAGGTTACTGATCTGATCGCGCGGCTGCGGCATTCGACCAAGGGCGTGACGCTGATCTCGCCCCCGCCGCACCACGATATCTACTCAATCGAAGACCTTGCGCAGCTGATCTATGATCTCAAGCAGATCAACCCGCGCTGCAAGGTGACGGTCAAGCTGGTGGCGTCGAGCGGTGTCGGCACGATTGCTGCGGGCGTGGCCAAGGCCAAGGCCGACATCATCCTGATT of Sulfitobacter sp. DSM 110093 contains these proteins:
- the gltB gene encoding glutamate synthase large subunit; the encoded protein is MTKYDDAWVAREEAKRAMMAEKGMYSFEEEHSSCGVGLVVNINGEKTREVVSNGINALKAIWHRGAVDADGMTGDGAGIHLQIPVPFFYDQVRRTGHTPRENELIAVGQVFLPRTNFAAQETCRTIVETEVLRMGYYIYGWRHVPVDISVLGDKANATRPEIEQILISNAKGVDEETFERELYVIRRRIEKAAIAAQVPQMYIASMSCRSIIYKGMMLAEQVAEFYPDLKDDKFISAFAIYHQRYSTNTFPQWWLAQPFRMLAHNGEINTLKGNTNWMKSHEIRMASSTFGDMAEDIKPIVAAGSSDSAALDSVFEVLVRAGRSAPMAKTMLVPESWSKLAVELPQAWRDMYSYCNSVMEPWDGPAALAMTDGRWVCAGLDRNGLRPMRYVVTSDGMLIAGSEAGMVPLDEARVVAKGALGPGQMIAVDMTEGKLFHDTEIKDKLSGNQPFGDWVGKIHELDDALSAVTEKPLFEGNDLRRRQVAAGYTIEELEQILAPMAEDGKETLASMGDDTPSAVLSGQYRPLSHFFRQNFSQVTNPPIDSLREFRVMSLKTRFGNLKNVLDEDSSQTEILVLDSPFVGNAQFEELMSQFKVHTVTIDCTFEAGSSNLSAGLARIRAEAEDAVRSGAGHLVLTDQYSDADKVAMPMILATSAVHSHLVRKGLRTFTSLNVRSAECVDPHYFAVLVGCGATVVNAYLAEDSLADRIGRGLLDMTLTQAVQKYREAIDQGLLKIMAKMGISVISSYRGGLNFEAVGLSRAMCAEYFPGMTSRISGIGVVGIQRKAEEVHARGWQGDGVVMPIGGFYKQRKTGEKHAWEASSMHMLQMACNRASFQMWQQYSKKMQSNPPIHLRDLLDIKPRGNPVPLEEVESITSIRKRFVTPGMSLGALSPEAHKTLNVAMNRIGAKSDSGEGGEDPAHFVPEANGDNPSAKIKQVASGRFGVTAEYLNQCEELEIKVAQGAKPGEGGQLPGMKVTDLIARLRHSTKGVTLISPPPHHDIYSIEDLAQLIYDLKQINPRCKVTVKLVASSGVGTIAAGVAKAKADIILISGHNGGTGASPATSIKYAGLPWEMGLTEAHQVLSMNNLRDRVTLRTDGGLRTGRDIVMAAMMGAEEYGIGTAALIAMGCIMVRQCQSNTCPVGVCTQDEALRGKFTGNADKVVNLITFYATEVREILASIGARSLDEVIGRADLLTQVSRGSAHLDDLDLNPLLITVDGAHENVYDRDKPRQVVLDTLDSQIVRDAARFLEDGEKMQLSYAVQNTHRTVGTRVSSHIVKRFGMRNSLQPDHLTVKLTGSAGQSLGAFAAPGLKLEVSGDANDYVGKGLSGGTIVVRPTMASPIVASENTIIGNTVLYGATAGYLFAAGRAGERFAVRNSGAHVVIEGCGSNGCEYMTGGVAVILGEIGANFAAGMTGGMAYLYDPEGLAPKLMNAETIVTCAVTVEHWLNQLHGLIERHVAETNSRKGADILQHWDTEKHNFLQVCPKEMLVHLPAPLSVEEAAVPAE